One stretch of Chitinophaga pendula DNA includes these proteins:
- a CDS encoding sensor histidine kinase — translation MKVAKIPTMYSFLTLKHFLAIRGTRFLYFASLSYAYSFTTHTIQINKELVHLEKLRNEELQKRNQLEKEILISNLNYLRYQIQPHFLFNTLSFIYTQVMKCSQSASRSVMLLSDIMRYALHDHDDGKTALETEVQHIHNLIEIHQLRFNNSLYIEFEPENDYAFKYRRIVPMLLITFVENLFKYGDVNDPEHPATIKIDVLDDELHFHTFNKKKTSATNMISSGIGLVNVKKRLDLAYGNNKYQLLIDDKDEFYTVDLTLKL, via the coding sequence ATGAAGGTTGCTAAGATTCCAACAATGTATTCTTTTCTCACTTTAAAACATTTTTTAGCAATAAGAGGTACACGCTTTCTCTATTTTGCCTCTCTCAGTTATGCTTATTCTTTTACAACCCATACTATTCAAATTAATAAGGAATTAGTACACCTTGAGAAATTGAGGAACGAGGAATTGCAAAAAAGGAATCAGCTCGAAAAAGAAATACTTATTTCAAATCTAAACTATCTAAGATACCAAATTCAACCGCATTTTTTATTCAATACACTCAGCTTTATCTATACGCAGGTAATGAAATGCTCTCAAAGTGCATCCCGCAGTGTCATGCTATTATCAGATATCATGCGCTATGCATTACATGATCATGACGATGGCAAAACCGCGCTGGAAACCGAAGTTCAACATATTCACAATCTGATAGAAATACACCAATTGCGATTCAATAACAGTCTTTATATTGAATTTGAGCCCGAAAATGACTATGCTTTTAAATACAGACGTATAGTCCCTATGCTCCTGATCACTTTTGTAGAGAATCTCTTTAAGTACGGAGATGTCAATGATCCTGAGCACCCCGCCACGATAAAAATCGATGTTTTAGATGATGAGCTCCATTTTCATACCTTTAATAAAAAGAAAACGAGCGCTACCAATATGATCAGTAGCGGAATTGGCCTGGTCAATGTCAAAAAGCGACTGGATCTTGCTTATGGCAATAATAAGTATCAACTGCTAATAGACGATAAAGATGAATTTTATACAGTAGACCTAACCTTAAAACTATGA
- a CDS encoding pirin family protein, with translation MNKIIHRANSRGYANHGWLQSYHTFSFAGYYNPEAMQFGALRVLNDDWVKGGMGFGAHPHENMEIVSIPLSGALEHKDNTGRNEIIRSNDVQIMSAGTGITHAEYNASKTDPVSFLQIWVFPKVRNIAPRYQQLTFDPAARKNTLQVVVSPDKDTDALWINQDAWFSLGQLDQDGSLSITPKLTGHGSYIFVLEGELQVGGETLKRRDAIGLSDYTQANITATKAAEFLIIDVPLN, from the coding sequence ATGAACAAGATCATTCATCGGGCAAACAGCAGAGGCTATGCAAATCATGGCTGGTTACAGAGTTATCATACTTTTAGTTTTGCAGGTTATTATAACCCGGAAGCTATGCAGTTCGGCGCACTACGTGTGCTGAATGATGACTGGGTAAAAGGTGGTATGGGCTTTGGCGCACATCCCCATGAAAATATGGAGATCGTTTCTATTCCACTCAGTGGTGCATTAGAACACAAGGATAACACAGGACGTAACGAAATCATCCGAAGTAATGATGTACAGATCATGAGCGCCGGAACTGGTATCACACATGCAGAGTATAATGCTTCTAAAACAGATCCGGTTAGTTTTCTGCAGATATGGGTGTTCCCCAAAGTGAGGAATATCGCCCCACGATATCAACAGTTGACATTTGATCCTGCTGCCCGGAAAAATACATTACAAGTAGTAGTATCTCCTGATAAAGATACCGACGCGTTATGGATCAATCAGGATGCGTGGTTCTCTCTTGGACAATTAGATCAGGATGGTTCGCTGAGCATAACACCTAAATTAACAGGACATGGTAGCTATATTTTTGTGTTGGAAGGAGAGCTGCAGGTTGGTGGCGAAACCCTCAAACGGCGTGATGCAATAGGCCTTTCAGACTATACACAAGCTAATATTACAGCAACAAAAGCGGCAGAGTTTTTGATCATTGATGTTCCTTTGAATTAA
- a CDS encoding HAD-IIB family hydrolase translates to MLLATDLDGTFLGGSEEDRTQLYRYIRADKNIILVFVTGRGLQSILPLLEDEQMPRPHFIIGDVGATIVHGLTLEPVQPLQDEIAGKWPGQEIIRQHLEHVKGLRFQEVPQERRCSFFYDQDTDIAAAIHIVTDLGCDFIQSAGKYLDVLPKGVNKGHTLHQLIQQLGYPEDKILVAGDTMNDRSLYDLGFKGVVVGGAEPALLGYTGELRHVLQARKTGAGGISEAIDAFPTLLS, encoded by the coding sequence ATGTTGTTGGCAACAGACCTGGATGGTACCTTTTTGGGAGGTAGTGAAGAAGATAGAACACAGTTGTACCGCTATATCCGTGCAGATAAGAATATTATATTAGTATTTGTGACAGGTAGGGGGCTGCAAAGTATTCTGCCATTATTGGAGGACGAACAAATGCCTCGCCCCCATTTTATTATTGGGGATGTCGGAGCTACGATCGTGCATGGATTAACCTTGGAGCCTGTACAGCCACTGCAGGACGAAATTGCAGGCAAATGGCCGGGGCAGGAGATCATACGGCAGCATTTGGAGCATGTAAAGGGATTGCGGTTCCAGGAAGTGCCACAGGAAAGACGCTGTTCATTTTTTTATGATCAGGACACTGATATAGCCGCAGCGATTCATATTGTGACTGATCTCGGCTGCGACTTCATCCAGTCTGCAGGCAAATACCTGGATGTATTGCCTAAGGGGGTAAATAAAGGACATACATTACATCAACTGATACAACAACTTGGATATCCGGAAGATAAGATATTAGTAGCTGGAGATACTATGAACGATCGCTCCCTCTATGATCTGGGGTTTAAAGGGGTGGTAGTAGGTGGTGCAGAACCCGCATTGTTAGGTTATACAGGTGAATTGCGCCATGTACTACAGGCTCGCAAGACAGGAGCCGGGGGTATTTCTGAAGCAATAGATGCCTTTCCCACACTGCTGAGCTGA
- a CDS encoding pirin family protein, translated as MKTRKKVIEVANVAAPHMVGDGFRVSSIFHSTKKLSPFFLMDYAAPAYFPPTNRPRGVDQHPHRGFETVTVVYQGELEHRDSNGGHGKIGPGDVQWMTAASGVVHEEKHSEAFSKTGGKVEMAQIWVNLPKAYKMSAPGYQTLLKDQIPVVPVGDESYIRIIAGQYQQQAGAAQTFSPLNLWDIQLKAGQATTISLPEGHNTGIVVLKGDASFNEAETAKGIQLVVFDPNGEEIAIKATTDTSLILLSGEPINEPVFAYGPFVMNSQEEIAEAIEDYNSGKMGFL; from the coding sequence ATGAAAACACGTAAAAAAGTCATAGAAGTAGCAAATGTAGCCGCCCCTCACATGGTCGGCGACGGATTCAGGGTAAGCAGTATATTTCACAGTACGAAAAAGCTGAGCCCTTTTTTCCTGATGGATTATGCAGCGCCCGCGTACTTCCCTCCTACTAATAGACCCAGAGGCGTAGATCAACACCCGCACCGGGGCTTTGAAACGGTAACGGTAGTATACCAGGGCGAACTGGAGCACCGGGATTCTAATGGCGGACACGGAAAGATCGGCCCCGGCGACGTACAATGGATGACTGCTGCGTCGGGAGTTGTACACGAAGAAAAACATAGTGAAGCATTCAGCAAGACGGGGGGTAAAGTGGAAATGGCCCAAATCTGGGTGAACCTTCCCAAAGCATATAAAATGTCCGCACCTGGATATCAAACCTTGCTGAAAGACCAGATACCGGTAGTACCAGTCGGAGACGAGAGCTATATACGTATTATAGCCGGTCAATACCAACAACAGGCCGGGGCGGCCCAAACATTCTCTCCGCTTAATCTTTGGGATATACAGCTAAAGGCTGGACAAGCAACAACTATTTCTCTTCCGGAAGGACATAATACAGGTATCGTAGTATTGAAAGGTGACGCAAGTTTCAACGAAGCTGAAACAGCAAAAGGAATACAATTGGTAGTATTTGATCCTAACGGCGAAGAGATCGCCATAAAAGCTACGACAGATACCAGTTTAATCCTTTTAAGCGGCGAACCTATCAATGAGCCTGTATTTGCTTATGGACCTTTTGTAATGAACTCTCAGGAAGAGATCGCCGAAGCCATCGAAGATTATAATAGCGGTAAGATGGGCTTCCTTTAA
- a CDS encoding OsmC family protein, producing the protein MKRFASANWQGTGKEGKGTLTTETGVLQSTPYSFSSRFEDGAGTNPEELIAAAHAGCFTMKLSFLITDAGFTPGSLDTKATVKFENGAVTESHLELRANIPGIESDRFTKLAEDARANCPISKLLNTTITLDAQLV; encoded by the coding sequence ATGAAAAGATTTGCTAGCGCTAATTGGCAGGGTACCGGTAAAGAAGGTAAAGGTACGCTGACTACAGAAACAGGTGTATTGCAAAGTACACCCTATTCTTTCAGCAGCCGTTTTGAAGATGGGGCAGGTACTAACCCGGAAGAGCTTATTGCTGCCGCGCATGCAGGTTGCTTTACTATGAAGTTAAGCTTTCTCATTACAGATGCCGGGTTTACACCAGGTTCGCTAGATACCAAAGCCACGGTGAAGTTTGAGAATGGTGCAGTAACCGAGAGCCATCTGGAATTAAGAGCCAATATACCAGGAATAGAAAGTGATAGATTCACGAAGCTGGCAGAAGATGCCCGGGCTAATTGTCCTATCTCCAAATTGCTTAATACGACAATTACACTTGATGCGCAACTAGTATAA
- a CDS encoding lanthionine synthetase LanC family protein gives MINANIIHRRQLANIITTINRYFGRKSTFSLEDLSLALFYHHLFYLEENVIYKGKRDQILEQIVRKIKVEGLAGIMGTPQGPFLMNCLANVIKGMYRNEENSPALYDSVNQFSHELLNEGWITKEWSNWGYLDGWAGMANYYLELPKEFSSRAAFLKRLDQVPDEWILTSFGQYPGLPFRQRPLVEVGLGSGITGILTVLERLATATGNPLLATLLEENVRQLLQWRQEVDQTASKCSFFPFMIDRTKREAHYDNRLWWKSGDLGQVLLLYRNGQLQHNDHQARTALLVALNTLMRKVPQHTNIENATIEEGAAGVAELYRKLFHLMGNTQLLDGYHYWISETERLLEKEVSEGRWYSRGVGVLDGLTGIGLTLAFSEYGMTTSWSDVLLI, from the coding sequence ATGATAAATGCCAATATCATCCATCGTAGACAGTTAGCCAACATTATCACAACTATCAATAGGTATTTTGGCCGGAAGTCAACGTTTTCGTTGGAAGATCTCTCTTTGGCACTCTTTTATCATCACCTTTTCTATTTGGAAGAGAACGTGATATATAAGGGAAAAAGGGATCAGATATTGGAGCAAATAGTGCGGAAGATAAAAGTGGAAGGATTAGCAGGTATAATGGGAACCCCACAAGGGCCGTTCCTGATGAATTGCCTGGCTAATGTAATAAAGGGGATGTATCGTAATGAAGAAAACTCCCCCGCTCTTTATGACAGTGTAAACCAATTTAGCCACGAGTTACTCAACGAAGGTTGGATCACGAAAGAATGGTCCAACTGGGGGTATCTGGATGGATGGGCAGGAATGGCCAACTATTATCTGGAATTGCCCAAGGAGTTCTCCTCTAGAGCCGCTTTCCTGAAGCGACTGGACCAGGTACCTGACGAGTGGATATTAACAAGTTTCGGACAATACCCAGGTTTACCGTTCCGGCAAAGACCCCTGGTGGAAGTTGGTCTTGGAAGTGGCATCACTGGCATCTTAACAGTATTGGAGCGACTGGCAACAGCAACTGGTAATCCTTTATTAGCTACTTTGCTGGAAGAAAATGTTCGACAGCTGCTACAATGGCGCCAAGAGGTAGATCAGACCGCTTCAAAATGTTCTTTCTTTCCTTTCATGATTGACAGAACGAAAAGAGAGGCCCATTACGATAATCGCCTATGGTGGAAAAGTGGAGACCTAGGACAGGTACTGTTACTCTACCGGAATGGACAGCTGCAACATAATGATCATCAAGCCCGTACAGCGCTCCTCGTAGCCCTGAACACGCTAATGCGCAAAGTGCCGCAACATACGAATATCGAAAATGCCACAATAGAAGAAGGAGCAGCTGGCGTAGCAGAGTTATACCGCAAGCTTTTTCACCTGATGGGAAATACCCAATTGCTGGATGGATACCATTATTGGATATCCGAAACAGAGCGATTGCTGGAAAAGGAGGTTTCCGAAGGCCGTTGGTATTCGAGAGGGGTCGGTGTCCTGGATGGACTAACCGGTATTGGCTTGACACTTGCCTTCAGCGAATACGGAATGACAACTTCCTGGAGTGACGTTTTGCTAATATGA
- a CDS encoding mechanosensitive ion channel family protein produces the protein MQDVLQQQYWNNSIQQYIIAVGIFLLSIVIILILKKLLLKRLRKWAGDTDSNIDDFVVRRAERSLVPLLYIAAFYIGISTLNLTPKAARVTHIGVSLLSTFFVLQVLTATLRFLLHGYLSRRENGEEKAKQINGIMLIISGVIWMLGIVFLLDNWGFNVTTIITGLGIGGIAIALAAQTILGDLFSYFVIFFDRPFEIGDFIVVQDKAGVVEFIGIKTTRLRSLSGEQLVFSNTDLTNSRVHNYKRMERRRIVFKFGVVYQTPKEKLEQIPAIVKGIINGNPDLQFDRAHFLSFDSSQLTYEVVYFVLTGDYNKYMDNQQAINLALFDAFRQAGIAFALPTQTLFIRNNNGNGAAMAS, from the coding sequence ATGCAGGATGTATTACAACAACAGTATTGGAACAATTCTATACAGCAATATATTATTGCTGTGGGTATTTTCTTATTGAGTATTGTCATAATACTTATATTGAAAAAGTTATTATTGAAACGGTTAAGAAAATGGGCCGGAGATACGGATAGTAATATCGATGATTTTGTTGTGAGAAGGGCGGAACGTTCGTTAGTACCTTTATTATATATAGCCGCATTTTATATCGGAATATCAACACTTAACCTAACACCCAAAGCTGCTCGCGTCACTCACATTGGGGTCTCTTTACTTTCTACTTTTTTTGTGTTGCAGGTACTGACAGCGACACTCAGATTCCTTTTGCACGGATATCTTTCGAGACGGGAAAATGGGGAAGAGAAAGCCAAACAGATAAATGGGATTATGTTGATCATCTCCGGAGTGATTTGGATGCTTGGTATTGTGTTCTTGTTGGATAACTGGGGCTTTAATGTAACTACAATCATCACTGGCTTGGGGATAGGGGGTATTGCTATCGCATTGGCAGCGCAGACCATACTGGGAGACCTGTTCAGTTATTTTGTTATCTTCTTCGATCGGCCTTTCGAAATTGGGGATTTTATTGTAGTACAGGATAAAGCCGGGGTGGTAGAGTTTATTGGTATTAAAACGACTCGTCTGCGTAGTCTCAGTGGGGAGCAGCTGGTATTTTCTAATACAGATCTGACCAATTCCAGGGTACATAACTACAAGCGAATGGAAAGGAGACGTATCGTTTTTAAGTTCGGTGTAGTCTACCAGACTCCTAAAGAGAAGCTGGAACAAATACCAGCCATCGTAAAAGGGATCATTAACGGCAATCCGGACCTGCAGTTCGACCGAGCGCACTTCCTAAGCTTTGATAGTTCTCAGCTTACCTATGAGGTAGTTTATTTTGTATTAACAGGTGATTACAATAAATATATGGATAACCAGCAAGCCATTAATCTGGCATTGTTTGATGCATTTAGACAAGCAGGAATCGCTTTTGCCTTACCAACACAAACGTTATTCATACGGAATAATAATGGTAACGGTGCAGCTATGGCTTCTTAA
- a CDS encoding Dps family protein, whose product MSTTTIGLEKKTSKELAEKLNVLLSAYQVFYMNTRGFHWNIKGDKFFTLHVKFEEIYTDALAKIDEIAERILTLGFTPTHTFSDYVSHSSIREIKNEGKDTACVQAIVAGLQTLIEIEREVSALSNEVGDDGTNDLITTYIREQEKLVWMYNAYLH is encoded by the coding sequence ATGAGTACTACCACTATTGGATTGGAGAAAAAAACTTCTAAGGAATTAGCAGAAAAATTGAATGTACTACTTTCTGCTTATCAGGTGTTTTATATGAATACGCGCGGATTTCATTGGAATATAAAAGGAGACAAATTTTTCACTCTGCATGTAAAGTTTGAAGAGATATACACAGATGCACTCGCAAAAATAGATGAGATCGCAGAACGTATCCTTACACTTGGGTTCACTCCAACACATACATTTTCAGACTATGTTAGTCATTCGTCTATACGTGAGATAAAAAACGAAGGGAAGGACACTGCTTGTGTCCAGGCTATAGTAGCAGGTTTACAGACATTGATAGAAATAGAAAGAGAAGTGTCAGCATTGAGTAATGAAGTAGGAGATGATGGCACAAATGACCTTATCACTACTTACATCCGGGAGCAGGAGAAACTAGTATGGATGTACAATGCTTATCTGCATTAA
- a CDS encoding YceI family protein: MTTWKIDSAHSDIQFKVKHLMITTVTGQFAAFDATMQTTTEDGFAGAQINFEADINSVSTKNEQRDQHLLAEDFFDAAKYPKLSFRSKEFKKVDDETYTLTGDLTIREHTKPVELKVEYGGTMKDPWGQTKAGFELTGKISRKDFGLSFNATTDTGGVVLGDEVKLLANVQMIKQ, from the coding sequence ATGACAACCTGGAAAATAGATTCCGCACATAGCGACATACAGTTTAAGGTAAAACACCTGATGATCACCACGGTTACCGGACAATTCGCAGCTTTTGACGCAACCATGCAAACAACCACAGAAGACGGATTTGCCGGAGCACAGATCAATTTCGAAGCAGATATTAATAGCGTAAGCACAAAGAATGAGCAACGCGATCAACACCTGCTCGCGGAAGATTTCTTTGATGCTGCTAAATATCCTAAACTTTCCTTCAGATCAAAAGAATTCAAAAAAGTAGATGACGAGACCTACACCCTCACCGGCGATCTTACCATCCGTGAACATACTAAACCGGTAGAACTGAAAGTAGAGTATGGTGGTACCATGAAAGACCCATGGGGGCAGACTAAGGCTGGTTTTGAACTTACTGGTAAGATCAGCAGAAAAGACTTTGGTCTTTCCTTTAATGCCACTACCGATACAGGTGGTGTAGTGCTGGGAGATGAAGTGAAACTGTTGGCAAACGTACAGATGATAAAACAATAA
- a CDS encoding NAD(P)H-dependent oxidoreductase, with protein sequence MDILEKLEWRYATKKFDATKKLDKDKLNRILRATSLSASSYGLQPYKVLVIEDAEVREKLKAASYGQPQVTDASQLIVFVRYRDLSENHVDQYINNIATTRSIGVETLAGYAGLMKQVVSNLDETKAGIWTSKQAYLALGTLLTAAAAEGVDAAPMEGFDPAQYDEILGLKDRNLASVVIVALGYRSAEDEMQHAKKVRKSLDELVEVI encoded by the coding sequence ATGGACATTTTAGAAAAACTGGAGTGGCGTTACGCGACCAAGAAATTCGACGCTACTAAAAAGTTAGATAAAGATAAACTGAATCGTATCCTCCGTGCTACAAGTCTCTCTGCTTCTTCTTACGGTTTGCAACCATATAAGGTATTGGTGATAGAGGATGCTGAAGTACGTGAGAAATTAAAAGCGGCTTCTTATGGGCAACCGCAGGTTACAGATGCATCTCAGCTAATCGTATTTGTAAGATATAGGGATCTGTCGGAGAATCATGTGGATCAATACATCAATAATATCGCAACGACCCGCAGTATAGGAGTGGAAACGTTGGCTGGATACGCCGGCCTTATGAAACAGGTCGTATCAAACCTGGATGAAACAAAAGCAGGAATATGGACATCAAAACAGGCTTACTTAGCACTGGGTACACTATTGACAGCTGCTGCGGCGGAAGGTGTAGATGCTGCTCCTATGGAAGGATTTGATCCAGCTCAATACGATGAGATATTGGGACTAAAAGATAGGAACCTGGCTTCCGTAGTAATCGTTGCACTAGGTTATAGATCGGCGGAGGACGAAATGCAACATGCAAAGAAAGTAAGGAAATCATTAGATGAATTAGTTGAAGTAATTTAA
- a CDS encoding PAS domain S-box protein has product MENAVMRYPLIKIVCTCVIFTVLWIPAHLWLVDLLTAHPLTPFKQHLLLVSGVLSFFVLGALFFFALRRNYRASQHAQLFHNHPIPMWIYDKQTLRFLSVNKASIIRYGYTESEFLSMTLKDIREPAEVKKLLEDVASNCNGNTSYRGTWLHQSKDGATFHVEIYSHPCTYFGKNARIVTARDVDAQVKASKAAHEMSLRYELLANATHDAIFDWDMHGNTIHWNHGLHSLFGYGTAEQMQQIEWWREKIHPEDKDHITAVCLQLASGALTYARDEYRFLCADGTYKYVLEKAYLICEQGLPARIIGIIQDIDQQVRQAQQISMLSLVASKTSNAILITNTQGDVEWINDGFTLQFGFTLEDIKKVHPLRLLLHQEDTATIQFIKDKIKEKVSFSAEVICQDKHGTPYWVNAAVTPVLNDQYGIARFVVIISDITEKKQFIQQLQEQNKALRDIAWINSHEIRRPVVSILSIAQLLNEQNEDPDMNRKLIDWLHKSTIQLDEIIHKIEHKVKEMQE; this is encoded by the coding sequence GCTAACAGCACATCCATTAACGCCCTTCAAACAACATCTTTTATTAGTTAGCGGTGTTCTTAGTTTCTTCGTACTAGGAGCGTTGTTCTTTTTTGCATTACGTCGTAACTACCGTGCTAGTCAACATGCACAATTATTCCACAATCATCCTATCCCTATGTGGATATACGATAAACAAACATTGCGTTTTCTATCTGTCAATAAAGCATCAATTATCCGATATGGCTATACGGAAAGTGAGTTTCTGTCTATGACATTAAAGGACATCCGGGAACCTGCCGAAGTTAAAAAACTACTGGAAGACGTTGCATCAAATTGTAATGGTAATACCTCCTATCGTGGTACCTGGTTGCATCAGAGTAAGGACGGTGCTACCTTTCATGTAGAAATTTACAGTCATCCCTGTACTTATTTTGGCAAAAATGCCCGTATTGTTACCGCCCGTGATGTAGATGCACAGGTAAAAGCCAGTAAGGCCGCTCATGAAATGAGCCTGCGTTATGAGCTATTGGCGAATGCCACTCACGATGCCATCTTCGATTGGGATATGCATGGTAATACGATCCACTGGAATCATGGTCTCCACAGTCTCTTTGGCTACGGTACTGCAGAGCAGATGCAACAAATAGAATGGTGGCGTGAAAAAATACATCCGGAAGATAAAGACCATATTACAGCAGTATGCCTGCAGCTTGCCAGCGGCGCATTAACATATGCTAGAGATGAGTATCGTTTCCTTTGCGCAGACGGGACTTATAAATATGTATTGGAGAAGGCTTATCTTATTTGTGAGCAAGGCCTACCTGCGCGTATCATCGGTATTATACAGGATATAGATCAGCAGGTAAGACAGGCACAGCAGATCAGTATGTTATCATTAGTCGCCAGTAAGACCAGTAATGCGATTCTGATCACAAACACACAAGGTGACGTCGAATGGATCAATGATGGATTCACGCTTCAATTTGGATTCACCCTGGAGGACATTAAAAAAGTGCATCCGCTCAGGCTTTTGCTGCACCAGGAAGACACTGCAACTATACAATTCATCAAGGATAAAATAAAAGAAAAAGTATCTTTTTCTGCAGAAGTCATTTGCCAAGACAAACATGGCACTCCCTATTGGGTAAATGCGGCTGTTACCCCGGTGTTAAACGACCAGTATGGGATAGCGCGGTTTGTAGTTATTATTTCTGATATCACAGAGAAAAAGCAGTTCATACAGCAATTACAGGAGCAGAATAAGGCGTTACGTGATATTGCCTGGATCAACAGTCATGAAATACGACGACCAGTGGTATCTATATTGAGTATAGCGCAGCTATTGAATGAACAAAATGAAGATCCTGATATGAATCGCAAGCTGATAGATTGGTTACATAAATCGACCATACAGCTGGATGAGATCATACACAAGATAGAGCATAAGGTAAAGGAAATGCAGGAATAG